In a genomic window of Brassica rapa cultivar Chiifu-401-42 chromosome A10, CAAS_Brap_v3.01, whole genome shotgun sequence:
- the LOC103845238 gene encoding RNA polymerase II C-terminal domain phosphatase-like 4 has protein sequence MSVASDSPVHSSSSDDLAAFLETELDSDSDSSSESFPIEQAHDADAQVSNHRLKRQKLEYPEEETENVASVTFSEEISEASSSKVPCEHPGTFGNMCFVCGQKVEVTGVSFGYIHKGFKLQQDEVTRLRDIDMKALQSQRKLCLVLDLDHTLLNSTVLRDLKPEEEYLKSHTHSLQDVSGGDIFMLEFMHMMTKLRPFVHSFLKEASKMFVMYIYTMGDRPYARQMAKLLDPKGEYFGERIISRDDGTVKHQKSLDVVLGQEKAVLILDDTENAWPGHKDNLIVIERYHFFASSCKQFDHRFQSLSQLKSDESEPDGVLSAVLKVLKQTHSLFFQDGGEDLSSRDVRSLLKQVRKEILKGCKIVFSRVFPTKSQAEDHPLWRVAEGLGATCATEVDASVTHVVAMDVGTEKVRRAIREKKFVVHRGWIDAANYLWKKQPEENFGLEQLKKQGTDDVTVEK, from the exons ATGAGCGTGGCGAGTGATTCTCCAGTGCATTCTTCTAGTAGCGACGATCTCGCTGCCTTCCTTGAAACGGAGCTGGACTCTGACTCAGATTCTTCCTCTGAGTCCTTCCCCATCGAACAAGCCCACGATGCTGATGCTCAAGTTTCCAATCATAG GTTAAAGAGACAAAAGTTGGAGTACCCAGAAGAGGAGACTGAGAATGTAGCTTCCGTGACATTTTCAGAAGAAATCTCAG AAGCATCCTCAAGCAAGGTACCATGCGAACACCCAGGTACCTTTGGAAACATGTGCTTTGTTTGTGGCCAAAAAGTGGAAGTGACCGGTgtttcatttggatacatacaCAAG GGTTTTAAGCTCCAGCAAGATGAAGTCACCCGGTTGCGTGATATTGATATGAAAGCCTTGCAAAGCCAACGGAAGTTATGTTTAGTTCTCGATTTAGACCACACTTTACTTAATTCAACTGTACTTAGGGACCTTAAACCAGAGGAAGAATACTTGAAAAGCCATACACATTCTCTTCAAG ATGTTTCTGGTGGCGATATCTTCATGCTTGAATTCATGCATATGATGACCAAATTAAGGCCATTTGTTCATTCGTTTCTAAAAGAAGCCAGCAAAATGTTTGTAATGTATATATACACAATGGGAGACAGGCCATATGCACGACAGATGGCCAAGCTGCTGGACCCAAAAGGAGAGTATTTTGGTGAACGGATCATTTCTCGAGATGATGGCACAGTGAAACATCAGAAAAGTTTAGATGTGGTGCTGGGGCAAGAGAAAGCTGTTCTGATTCTTGACGATACAGAGAAT GCATGGCCAGGTCACAAGGACAATCTGATCGTGATAGAGAGGTATCACTTTTTTGCTTCAAGCTGCAAGCAGTTCGACCACAGATTCCAGTCTCTCTCGCAGCTGAAGAGCGATGAGAGTGAACCGGATGGGGTACTTTCCGCTGTTCTTAAAGTCCTTAAGCAAACGCACAGTCTATTCTTTCAG GATGGAGGAGAAGACTTATCGAGCAGAGACGTTAGGTCATTATTGAAACAAGTGCGTAAAGAAATCCTTAAAGGATGTAAAATAGTGTTCAGTCGAGTCTTCCCGACCAAGTCTCAGGCTGAGGATCACCCGTTGTGGAGGGTGGCTGAGGGATTGGGAGCTACCTGTGCAACGGAAGTGGACGCATCTGTAACACATGTGGTGGCTATGGATGTGGGAACAGAGAAGGTGCGTCGGGCCATAAGAGAGAAGAAGTTCGTGGTGCATAGAGGGTGGATAGACGCAGCTAATTACTTGTGGAAGAAGCAACCAGAAGAGAACTTCGGGTTGGAGCAGCTGAAGAAGCAAGGAACGGATGATGTAACAGTTGAAAAGTAG
- the LOC103845239 gene encoding transcription factor bHLH82 translates to MENGNGEGKGEFINQNNSDYFLDSMSMLSSLPPCWDSSLPPPHPPPPQSLLHALTVDASFPDQFHHPQESGGPSQDGLQAQGTVSTTSAPVACQKPRVRARRGQATDPHSIAERLRRERIAERMKSLQELVPNTNKTDKASMLDEIIEYVRFLQLQVKVLSVSRLGGARAAGGPGFNGLTSEVGGRLNPLSGPSNGLNGKGNGTGSSNESLRSTEQRVAKLMEEDMGSAMQYLQGKGLCLMPISLATAISSTSNHSRGALFNPISNIVAAEEANVANASASAAAAAPEASTSMEDDVSASKA, encoded by the exons ATGGAGAATGGAAATGGAGAAGGAAAGGGAGAGTTCATAAACCAAAACAATAGTGACTATTTCCTCGACTCCATGTCAATGctctcttctcttcctccttGTTGGGACTCTTCTCTTCCCCCTCCTCATCCTCCTCCACCACAATCTCTCCTCCATGCTCTCACCGTCGACGCCTCTTTTCCGGACCAGTTCCATCACCCTCAG GAGTCAGGTGGTCCAAGCCAAGATGGGTTGCAAGCACAAGGGACGGTCTCTACCACGAGCGCACCTGTGGCTTGTCAGAAGCCAAGGGTCAGGGCTAGAAGAGGCCAAGCCACTGATCCTCACAGTATCGCTGAGAGG TTGAGAAGAGAGCGTATTGCTGAGAGAATGAAGTCTCTTCAAGAACTAGTTCCCAACACCAACAAG ACGGATAAAGCATCAATGCTGGACGAGATCATAGAGTATGTTAGGTTCCTTCAGCTTCAAGTCAAAGTACTAAGCGTGAGCAGATTGGGTGGTGCGAGGGCAGCTGGTGGCCCAGGCTTCAATGGTCTCACCTCCGAG GTTGGAGGACGGCTCAACCCCCTATCTGGACCTAGCAATGGCTTAAACGGGAAGGGAAACGGAACAGGATCATCCAATGAGAGCCTAAGGTCAACAGAACAGAGAGTTGCAAAACTGATGGAAGAAGACATGGGATCTGCAATGCAGTACCTTCAAGGAAAGGGGCTTTGTTTAATGCCCATCTCCCTCGCAACTGCAATATCATCTACCTCTAATCATTCTCGTGGGGCTCTCTTTAACCCCATCTCAAATATCGTTGCGGCTGAGGAGGCAAATGTAGCCAACGCATCAGCATCAGCTGCAGCTGCTGCACCTGAAGCCTCCACTAGTATGGAGGATGATGTATCTGCCTCCAAGGCATGA
- the LOC103845240 gene encoding replication termination factor 2 — translation MHIRRQILVKSPYHQQSVALQLDPSQSVLTLSNLTSLLEPSHRRSSLSDFSVSLDGKPLNASTRIQVSNLPPVSMLALHPRLLGGGGDGGATGAESRDCYLKMYAEKKPDKVDPNEQRLSKWLNCALSNEPLAEPCVVDLLGNLFNKEALVNGLLTKKLPKQFSYIKGLKDMVNIKLTHVAGGDGLSGDTTSAQFQCPVSGLEFNGKYKFFALRRCGHVMSAKALKEVKSSSCLVCHADVKDCDKIVINGTEEEVSLLREKMEEAKAKVREKKSGSKKSKNGVAVVADASVKVVKRQMDDVNVNGNGVAVKKFKAGDAVPVNATKEVYASLFTSSKKKSDFRETYSCRSLPLGRN, via the coding sequence ATGCACATCCGTCGCCAGATCCTCGTTAAATCCCCTTACCATCAACAATCCGTCGCTCTTCAATTGGATCCTTCGCAATCCGTATTAACTCTTTCAAATCTCACTTCCTTGCTCGAACCCTCGCATCGTAGATCATCGCTATCTGATTTCTCCGTCTCTCTCGATGGGAAGCCTCTGAACGCCTCCACACGGATCCAAGTATCCAACCTACCTCCCGTCTCCATGCTCGCTCTCCACCCTCGCCTCCTCGGAGGCGGAGGAGACGGCGGCGCGACGGGAGCAGAGTCGCGCGATTGCTACCTCAAGATGTACGCGGAGAAGAAGCCTGACAAGGTCGATCCCAACGAGCAGAGGCTATCCAAGTGGCTAAACTGCGCTTTGTCGAACGAGCCGTTGGCTGAGCCTTGCGTGGTTGATCTCCTCGGGAACTTGTTTAACAAAGAGGCTTTGGTGAATGGTTTGTTGACTAAGAAGTTGCCTAAGCAGTTCTCTTACATCAAGGGTTTGAAGGATATGGTGAATATTAAGTTAACGCATGTGGCTGGGGGTGATGGTTTGTCGGGAGATACGACCAGTGCTCAGTTTCAGTGTCCGGTCTCGGGGCTGGAGTTTAATGGGAAGTACAAGTTTTTCGCTTTGAGGAGGTGTGGGCATGTGATGAGCGCCAAGGCGTTGAAGGAAGTGAAGTCTTCGTCGTGTTTGGTGTGTCATGCTGATGTTAAGGATTGTGATAAGATTGTGATAAACGGTACGGAGGAGGAGGTGAGCTTGTTGAGGGAGAAGATGGAGGAGGCGAAGGCGAAGGTGAGAGAGAAGAAAAGTGGCTCGAAGAAGAGCAAGAACGGTGTTGCTGTGGTGGCTGATGCGAGTGTGAAGGTGGTGAAGAGACAGATGGATGATGTGAATGTGAATGGTAATGGTGTTGCTGTGAAGAAGTTCAAGGCAGGGGATGCAGTGCCGGTTAATGCTACCAAGGAAGTCTATGcttctctctttacttcttctaAGAAGAAGTCTGATTTCAGGGAGACTTACTCTTGCAGGTCACTTCCTTTGGGAAGGAACTGA
- the LOC103845241 gene encoding FIP1[V]-like protein isoform X1 produces the protein MDEDDEFGDLYSDVFQPPAVLSPPPPPLRSIDLNLRSQDQDEPEEPNPPPVSRVSDTTTAPKLPPALPHAANRDSGGGGDDKDMTFDIEEPDADSTPAIPGLALDRGVTTTIDEAGDGGGGGYGGQGGDDWDSDSEDDLQIVLNDNNVMMGGDNRRSRMGDNEADDDDDDEEPLVIVTDTDQNQPMEDQLWGEDGLQGVEGEGKEGGGEALKGSGPGGAVGPPKAGYSSHGYHPFHSQFKYVRPGAAPMPGGAASAPGTSSGQVRPPANLGPMAGRGRGDWRPMGMRNPSVAQKGYHQAWGSNTAGRGLDFTLPSHKTIFEVDIETFEDKPWRYQGVDITDYFNFGLNEETWIDYCKQLDQRRIETTMQSRIRVYESGRTDQGYDPDLPPELAAATGAQGVPVDSSNLVKVETAQVDSAKVPAHVRPALPPGRPIPVETGSGERQPSVDTRAPRMRDLDAIIEIVCQDSHEDAPSGENDTEPAVSSLPIENVPVETGYVNSRRPDGESAERSPTQDEPRKRLLRKQDDEISRSTGSGQSFRSSSPVGDRGTMSSSVDREDMEGVAGKDAEMEEERKTSSAVQEDDGGESKTERSSGNSKARSESHRDHQQLKDSAEQEVIQNKHSTRPASSKKHHDNSAPYQSRKNQDRGKEMERTRAASKGGREYSNPHTDVDYTIARGDDYDRRKGRDVDGGFWRRKEDDPFSRRGGDEGFRKRDREEDLSSKQRGKMRESDIRNKDDHVPSRKHLDDGGLRNSYELDDHIGKRRKDEEYLRRNRSEKNEISHGQRESTSRLKRERGDRLDHQKRDVQHKSRDDFDDHSSLRHRDDFYMQRDGNERLREREDMDKLKLTQEDGLSARGRERQVPTTRGHRGSEDRSSMMKDDYKASEKEHLTKDSTRHSKQTKRREYHGEESSHHRGHGDFSARTDETVNNEKMPRQEKTSAKSDNVINSMDGQQLQDRKHKDSRRKIKEQREGADSARSKQGEENGSSEVTGSKGKNEARNHRSEIPQQTNATKRHKEDASSGDELQDSKRGRTKMERWASHKERDDVVTVKASSTSSKLQDKEKGTNGRVLEPVHDKNRDVTEEKSSHDLAETKDRSEKGPPGDRHLDTVEKLKKRSERFKLPMPTEKDTTGVKKMESETLPSAKIEGPVDSEVKAERPARKRRWTSS, from the exons ATGGACGAAGACGACGAGTTCGGAGATCTCTACTCCGACGTGTTCCAACCCCCCGCCGTCCTTTCTCCCCCGCCTCCTCCTCTCCGTTCAATCGACCTCAACCTCCGATCCCAAGATCAAGATGAGCCAGAAGAACCTAATCCACCTCCCGTCTCTAGGGTTTCCGACACCACCACCGCCCCCAAATTACCGCCCGCTCTCCCTCACGCCGCGAATCGCGATTCTGGCGGCGGAGGCGACGATAAGGACATGACCTTCGACATCGAAGAGCCCGACGCGGACTCCACCCCTGCGATTCCCGGTTTGGCCCTAGATCGAGGCGTCACGACGACAATCGATGAGGCTGGcgatggaggaggaggaggatacgGAGGACAAGGAGGAGATGATTGGGATAGCGACAGTGAAGACGATCTACAGATAGTGTTGAACGACAACAACGTCATGATGGGAGGCGACAACAGAAGATCGAGGATGGGAGACAACGAAGCTGACGATGACGACGATGATGAAGAGCCGCTTGTTATAGTGACCGACACGGATCAGAACCAACCTATGGAGGATCAGCTCTGGGGAGAAGATGGTTTGCAAGGAGTCGAAGGAGAGGGCAAAGAGGGAGGAGGAGAAGCTCTCAAGGGGAGTGGGCCTGGAGGTGCTGTTGGGCCGCCTAAAGCTGGGTATAGCAGTCATGGGTATCATCCGTTTCATTCTCAGTTTAAG TATGTAAGACCGGGGGCAGCTCCCATGCCTGGAGGTGCTGCATCTGCTCCTGGGACCTCCTCAGGTCAAGTTCGTCCACCCGCCAACCTTGGTCCTATGGCTGGTCGTGGCAGAGGAGATTGGCGTCCGATGGGAATGAGGAATCCTTCTGTTGCACAGAAAGGCTACCACCAGGCTTGGGGTAGTAATACAGCTGGGAGGGGACTTGACTTCACTCTTCCTTCTcacaa GACGATATTTGAGGTTGACATAGAGACTTTTGAGGATAAACCCTGGAGATATCAAGGAGTTGATATCACAGACTACTTCAACTTTGGACTAAATGAGGAGACCTGGATAGACTATTGCAAACAGCTG GATCAACGCCGTATCGAGACTACGATGCAAAGCAGAATACGTGTTTATGAAAGTGGTCGAACAGATCAG GGTTATGATCCAGATCTGCCGCCAGAGTTAGCTGCAGCAACAGGGGCGCAGGGTGTTCCTGTTGATTCTTCAAATTTAGTGAAGGTAGAAACTGCTCAAGTTGATTCAGCTAAAGTACCAGCTCATGTTCGACCTGCACTG CCCCCTGGAAGACCGATACCTGTGGAGACTGGTTCTGGTGAGCGTCAGCCATCCGTTGATACACGTGCTCCTCGTATGCGTGATCTAGATGCTATCATTGAG ATTGTATGTCAGGATTCACACGAGGATGCGCCTTCGGGTGAAAATGACACAGAACCAGCTGTTAGTAGCCTTCCTATAGAAAATGTTCCAGTTGAGACTGGGTACGTTAACAGCAGAAGACCAGACGGGGAATCTGCTGAACGAAGTCCTACCCAGGATGAACCACGTAAAAGGCTTCTCAGAAAGCAAGACGATGAGATCTCTAGAAGCACTGGTAGTGGCCAGAGTTTTCGTTCGTCGTCTCCTGTTGGGGACAGAGGCACAATGTCATCAAGTGTTGATCGTGAAGATATGGAAGGTGTTGCCGGCAAAGATGCTGAGATGGAAGAGGAGCGTAAAACGAGTTCTGCAGTTCAAGAAGATGATGGAGGGGAATCAAAGACAGAGAGAAGTAGTGGAAACAGCAAAGCAAGATCTGAAAGTCACAGAGATCATCAGCAATTGAAGGATAGTGCAGAACAGGAAGTTATTCAAAATAAGCATTCTACTCGACCAGCTAGCAGTAAGAAACATCACGATAACAGTGCACCGTATCAGAGCAGAAAGAATCAAGACAGAGGGAAAGAAATGGAAAGAACTCGAGCGGCAAGCAAAGGTGGTAGGGAGTACTCAAATCCTCATACGGACGTTGATTACACAATTGCAAGGGGCGACGATTATGATAGAAGGAAAGGGCGAGATGTTGATGGGGGGTTCTGGCGCAGGAAAGAGGATGACCCATTCAGTAGAAGAGGTGGGGATGAAGGGTTTAGAAAAAGGGATCGTGAAGAGGATCTGAGCTCTAAGCAGAGGGGTAAAATGAGAGAGAGTGACATACGCAACAAAGATGATCATGTTCCATCGAGAAAGCATTTGGATGATGGTGGTTTAAGAAATAGTTATGAACTGGATGATCACATCGGCAAGAGGAGGAAGGATGAAGAATACTTGAGAAGAAACCGCTCTGAAAAGAATGAAATCTCACATGGCCAAAGAGAATCAACCAGCCGCCTGAAACGAGAACGGGGTGATAGGTTGGACCATCAAAAGAGAGATGTCCAACATAAAAGCAGAGATGATTTTGATGACCACAGTTCTCTCAGGCACAGAGATGATTTCTATATGCAGAGAGATGGAAATGAGAGGTTGAGAGAGCGCGAGGATATGGATAAATTGAAATTAACTCAGGAGGATGGCTTATCAGCACGAGGAAGAGAGAGGCAGGTACCTACTACAAGGGGTCATAGAGGCTCAGAAGACCGATCATCGATGATGAAGGATGATTATAAAGCTTCTGAGAAAGAGCATCTCACAAAAGATTCAACAAGGCATAGTAAACAGACGAAGAGAAGGGAATATCATGGTGAAGAAAGTTCTCATCATAGAGGACACGGAGACTTCTCTGCACGCACAGATGAGACTGTTAACAATGAGAAAATGCCAAGGCAGGAGAAGACAAGCGCTAAAAGTGACAACGTTATTAATTCAATGGACGGTCAGCAATTGCAAGACAGAAAACATAAAGATTCAAGACGAAAGATTAAAGAACAACGAGAGGGTGCAGATTCAGCGAGGAGCAAGCAAGGAGAAGAAAATGGCAGTTCCGAAGTTACG GGCTCAAAAGGTAAAAACGAAGCAAGAAATCACAGGAGTGAGATCCCACAGCAGACTAACGCCACCAAAAGACACAAGGAGGATGCTTCATCTGGTGATGAGCTGCAAGATTCAAAGAGAGGACGTACGAAAATGGAGCGTTGGGCAAGCCACAAAGAGAGAGATGATGTTGTCACTGTCAAGGCATCGTCCACttcttcaaaacttcaagaTAAGGAAAAAGGCACTAACGGCCGAGTTCTCGAACCTGTCCATGACAAGAATCGGGATGTAACTGAAGAGAAAAGTAGCCATGACCTTGCAGAGACCAAAGATAGAAGCGAGAAGGGACCTCCAGGAGATCGGCACTTGGACACGGTTGAGAAACTCAAGAAACGTAGTGAACGGTTCAAACTTCCAATGCCCACGGAGAAAGATACCACGGGCGTAAAGAAAATGGAGTCTGAGACGCTGCCCTCTGCAAAAATTGAAGGCCCTGTGGATTCAGAGGTGAAAGCAGAGCGGCCAGCAAGGAAAAGACGGTGGACAAGTAGCTGA
- the LOC103845241 gene encoding FIP1[V]-like protein isoform X2, translated as MDEDDEFGDLYSDVFQPPAVLSPPPPPLRSIDLNLRSQDQDEPEEPNPPPVSRVSDTTTAPKLPPALPHAANRDSGGGGDDKDMTFDIEEPDADSTPAIPGLALDRGVTTTIDEAGDGGGGGYGGQGGDDWDSDSEDDLQIVLNDNNVMMGGDNRRSRMGDNEADDDDDDEEPLVIVTDTDQNQPMEDQLWGEDGLQGVEGEGKEGGGEALKGSGPGGAVGPPKAGYSSHGYHPFHSQFKYVRPGAAPMPGGAASAPGTSSGQVRPPANLGPMAGRGRGDWRPMGMRNPSVAQKGYHQAWGSNTAGRGLDFTLPSHKTIFEVDIETFEDKPWRYQGVDITDYFNFGLNEETWIDYCKQLDQRRIETTMQSRIRVYESGRTDQGYDPDLPPELAAATGAQGVPVDSSNLVKVETAQVDSAKVPAHVRPALPPGRPIPVETGSGERQPSVDTRAPRMRDLDAIIEIVCQDSHEDAPSGENDTEPAVSSLPIENVPVETGYVNSRRPDGESAERSPTQDEPRKRLLRKQDDEISRSTGSGQSFRSSSPVGDRGTMSSSVDREDMEGVAGKDAEMEEERKTSSAVQEDDGGESKTERSSGNSKARSESHRDHQQLKDSAEQEVIQNKHSTRPASSKKHHDNSAPYQSRKNQDRGKEMERTRAASKGGREYSNPHTDVDYTIARGDDYDRRKGRDVDGGFWRRKEDDPFSRRGGDEGFRKRDREEDLSSKQRGKMRESDIRNKDDHVPSRKHLDDGGLRNSYELDDHIGKRRKDEEYLRRNRSEKNEISHGQRESTSRLKRERGDRLDHQKRDVQHKSRDDFDDHSSLRHRDDFYMQRDGNERLREREDMDKLKLTQEDGLSARGRERQVPTTRGHRGSEDRSSMMKDDYKASEKEHLTKDSTRHSKQTKRREYHGEESSHHRGHGDFSARTDETVNNEKMPRQEKTSAKSDNVINSMDGQQLQDRKHKDSRRKIKEQREGADSARSKQGEENGSSEVTGSKGKNEARNHRSEIPQQTNATKRHKEDASSGDELQDSKRGRTKMERWASHKERDDVVTVKASSTSSKLQDKEKGTNGRVLEPVHDKNRDVTEEKSSHDLAETKDRSEKGPPGDRHLDTVEKLKKRSERFKLPMPTEKDTTGVKKMESETLPSAKTVDK; from the exons ATGGACGAAGACGACGAGTTCGGAGATCTCTACTCCGACGTGTTCCAACCCCCCGCCGTCCTTTCTCCCCCGCCTCCTCCTCTCCGTTCAATCGACCTCAACCTCCGATCCCAAGATCAAGATGAGCCAGAAGAACCTAATCCACCTCCCGTCTCTAGGGTTTCCGACACCACCACCGCCCCCAAATTACCGCCCGCTCTCCCTCACGCCGCGAATCGCGATTCTGGCGGCGGAGGCGACGATAAGGACATGACCTTCGACATCGAAGAGCCCGACGCGGACTCCACCCCTGCGATTCCCGGTTTGGCCCTAGATCGAGGCGTCACGACGACAATCGATGAGGCTGGcgatggaggaggaggaggatacgGAGGACAAGGAGGAGATGATTGGGATAGCGACAGTGAAGACGATCTACAGATAGTGTTGAACGACAACAACGTCATGATGGGAGGCGACAACAGAAGATCGAGGATGGGAGACAACGAAGCTGACGATGACGACGATGATGAAGAGCCGCTTGTTATAGTGACCGACACGGATCAGAACCAACCTATGGAGGATCAGCTCTGGGGAGAAGATGGTTTGCAAGGAGTCGAAGGAGAGGGCAAAGAGGGAGGAGGAGAAGCTCTCAAGGGGAGTGGGCCTGGAGGTGCTGTTGGGCCGCCTAAAGCTGGGTATAGCAGTCATGGGTATCATCCGTTTCATTCTCAGTTTAAG TATGTAAGACCGGGGGCAGCTCCCATGCCTGGAGGTGCTGCATCTGCTCCTGGGACCTCCTCAGGTCAAGTTCGTCCACCCGCCAACCTTGGTCCTATGGCTGGTCGTGGCAGAGGAGATTGGCGTCCGATGGGAATGAGGAATCCTTCTGTTGCACAGAAAGGCTACCACCAGGCTTGGGGTAGTAATACAGCTGGGAGGGGACTTGACTTCACTCTTCCTTCTcacaa GACGATATTTGAGGTTGACATAGAGACTTTTGAGGATAAACCCTGGAGATATCAAGGAGTTGATATCACAGACTACTTCAACTTTGGACTAAATGAGGAGACCTGGATAGACTATTGCAAACAGCTG GATCAACGCCGTATCGAGACTACGATGCAAAGCAGAATACGTGTTTATGAAAGTGGTCGAACAGATCAG GGTTATGATCCAGATCTGCCGCCAGAGTTAGCTGCAGCAACAGGGGCGCAGGGTGTTCCTGTTGATTCTTCAAATTTAGTGAAGGTAGAAACTGCTCAAGTTGATTCAGCTAAAGTACCAGCTCATGTTCGACCTGCACTG CCCCCTGGAAGACCGATACCTGTGGAGACTGGTTCTGGTGAGCGTCAGCCATCCGTTGATACACGTGCTCCTCGTATGCGTGATCTAGATGCTATCATTGAG ATTGTATGTCAGGATTCACACGAGGATGCGCCTTCGGGTGAAAATGACACAGAACCAGCTGTTAGTAGCCTTCCTATAGAAAATGTTCCAGTTGAGACTGGGTACGTTAACAGCAGAAGACCAGACGGGGAATCTGCTGAACGAAGTCCTACCCAGGATGAACCACGTAAAAGGCTTCTCAGAAAGCAAGACGATGAGATCTCTAGAAGCACTGGTAGTGGCCAGAGTTTTCGTTCGTCGTCTCCTGTTGGGGACAGAGGCACAATGTCATCAAGTGTTGATCGTGAAGATATGGAAGGTGTTGCCGGCAAAGATGCTGAGATGGAAGAGGAGCGTAAAACGAGTTCTGCAGTTCAAGAAGATGATGGAGGGGAATCAAAGACAGAGAGAAGTAGTGGAAACAGCAAAGCAAGATCTGAAAGTCACAGAGATCATCAGCAATTGAAGGATAGTGCAGAACAGGAAGTTATTCAAAATAAGCATTCTACTCGACCAGCTAGCAGTAAGAAACATCACGATAACAGTGCACCGTATCAGAGCAGAAAGAATCAAGACAGAGGGAAAGAAATGGAAAGAACTCGAGCGGCAAGCAAAGGTGGTAGGGAGTACTCAAATCCTCATACGGACGTTGATTACACAATTGCAAGGGGCGACGATTATGATAGAAGGAAAGGGCGAGATGTTGATGGGGGGTTCTGGCGCAGGAAAGAGGATGACCCATTCAGTAGAAGAGGTGGGGATGAAGGGTTTAGAAAAAGGGATCGTGAAGAGGATCTGAGCTCTAAGCAGAGGGGTAAAATGAGAGAGAGTGACATACGCAACAAAGATGATCATGTTCCATCGAGAAAGCATTTGGATGATGGTGGTTTAAGAAATAGTTATGAACTGGATGATCACATCGGCAAGAGGAGGAAGGATGAAGAATACTTGAGAAGAAACCGCTCTGAAAAGAATGAAATCTCACATGGCCAAAGAGAATCAACCAGCCGCCTGAAACGAGAACGGGGTGATAGGTTGGACCATCAAAAGAGAGATGTCCAACATAAAAGCAGAGATGATTTTGATGACCACAGTTCTCTCAGGCACAGAGATGATTTCTATATGCAGAGAGATGGAAATGAGAGGTTGAGAGAGCGCGAGGATATGGATAAATTGAAATTAACTCAGGAGGATGGCTTATCAGCACGAGGAAGAGAGAGGCAGGTACCTACTACAAGGGGTCATAGAGGCTCAGAAGACCGATCATCGATGATGAAGGATGATTATAAAGCTTCTGAGAAAGAGCATCTCACAAAAGATTCAACAAGGCATAGTAAACAGACGAAGAGAAGGGAATATCATGGTGAAGAAAGTTCTCATCATAGAGGACACGGAGACTTCTCTGCACGCACAGATGAGACTGTTAACAATGAGAAAATGCCAAGGCAGGAGAAGACAAGCGCTAAAAGTGACAACGTTATTAATTCAATGGACGGTCAGCAATTGCAAGACAGAAAACATAAAGATTCAAGACGAAAGATTAAAGAACAACGAGAGGGTGCAGATTCAGCGAGGAGCAAGCAAGGAGAAGAAAATGGCAGTTCCGAAGTTACG GGCTCAAAAGGTAAAAACGAAGCAAGAAATCACAGGAGTGAGATCCCACAGCAGACTAACGCCACCAAAAGACACAAGGAGGATGCTTCATCTGGTGATGAGCTGCAAGATTCAAAGAGAGGACGTACGAAAATGGAGCGTTGGGCAAGCCACAAAGAGAGAGATGATGTTGTCACTGTCAAGGCATCGTCCACttcttcaaaacttcaagaTAAGGAAAAAGGCACTAACGGCCGAGTTCTCGAACCTGTCCATGACAAGAATCGGGATGTAACTGAAGAGAAAAGTAGCCATGACCTTGCAGAGACCAAAGATAGAAGCGAGAAGGGACCTCCAGGAGATCGGCACTTGGACACGGTTGAGAAACTCAAGAAACGTAGTGAACGGTTCAAACTTCCAATGCCCACGGAGAAAGATACCACGGGCGTAAAGAAAATGGAGTCTGAGACGCTGCCCTCTGCAAAA ACGGTGGACAAGTAG